The Pseudomonas sp. FP2309 genomic sequence CGATGTAAAGGCCTTGCCCTCGTTGGCCATCAGGTCGGTGATCGATTCGGTCTTGCCGTAGCGAAAGTGCGTACCGATCAAGTCGGAGTCGTTGACCCAGCCGTCATAGATGTTCTTGTCCGACTGCATCTGGGTTTGCAGCTTCTCCACCACGTCGCCTTCCTGCAGCAGGTCGTGGGTCAGCTTGATCCCGGTGATTTCAGTGAAGGCCTTGGCCAGCACCTTGGACTCGTACTCGTGGGTGGTGAGGGTTTCCGACACCACGTTGATCTTCATCCCGCGGAACGGTTCCGACGCCTTGATAAACCACTTCAACTCTTCGAGTTGCTGGGCTTCGGTGAGGGTGGACGGTTTGAACTCGCTGCCGATCCATTTTTTCGCCGCATCTTCGTACGCATCGGCCCAGGCCGTGGCGCTCAAACCGCTCAGAGCCAGTACGGCGGCCAATGAAATGCTATGTCGCAGCTTATTGTTCTTATTCAACATAGAGACCTCCAGGTTGTTTATTCATAAGGGGACTAGCCCCAACGCATCACACTCAACAGCCATACCAGGGAGAGCGCGGACGCCACCCAGATGCTCCAGTCGGTAACACCAATAACCAGCAAATGCAGGTAGGCGCTGCCGAGAAGACCGATAAACAAGCGATCACCACGGGTGGTGCTGATCGGTAAAAAACCGCGCCGGGGAATGCTCGGCGAACGCAGTTCCCAGGTGGTCATGCCCGCCAGAATCAGGGCGATGCCACCGAAGAACAGCGCAGTCGGGGTGGTCCAGGCCATCCATTCCATCATCGATTCCTCTAGACCCGGCCCAGGGCAAAGCCCTTGGCCACGTGGTTACGAACAAACCAGATCACCAGCATGCCCGGCAGGATGGTCAACACCCCCGCCGCCGCCAGCACGCCCCAATCGATACCCGACGCCGACACTGTTCGGGTCATCACGGCAGCAATCGGCTTGGCGTTGACCGAGGTCAGGGTGCGCGCCAGCAACAGTTCGACCCAGGAAAACATGAAGCAGAAAAACGCGGTCACACCGATGCCGGAGCCGATCAACGGGATGAAAATCTTCACGAAGAACTTGGGGAACGAGTAACCGTCGATGTAGGCGGTTTCGTCGATTTCCTTGGGTACGCCGGACATGAAGCCCTCAAGAATCCATACCGCCAACGGCACGTTGAACAGGCAGTGGGCCAGCGCCACGGCGATGTGCGTATCGAACAGGCCGATGGACGAATACAGCTGGAAGAACGGCAGCAAAAACACCGCCGGTGGCGCCATGCGGTTGGTCAGCAGCCAGAAGAACAGGTGCTTGTCACCCAGGAAACGGTAGCGCGAGAAGGCGTAGGCCGCCGGCAGCGCCACGCTCAGGGAGATCACCGTGTTCAGACTCACGTAGTACAGCGAGTTGAGGTAGCCGGTGTACCAACTGGGGTCGGTGAAGATCACCTTGTAGTTGGCCAGGGTGAAGTCCTGCGGAAACAGCGTCAGCCCGCCGAGGATTTCGGTGTTGCTCTTAAAGGACATGTTCAGCAGCCAGTAAATCGGCACCAGCAGGAACAGGATGTAGATCAGCAGCGGAATAACCTTGCGCTTGCTCATGTTGGCGGCCTCAGCGGTTGGCGTCGGAGTGGGTCATGGCGGTGTAGAACAGCCAGGACACCAACAGGATGATCAGGAAGTACACCAGGGAAAACGCCGCAGCCGGGCCCAGGTCGAATTGGCCCACCGCCATCTGGGTCAGGGTCTGACTGAGGAAGGTGGTCGCGTTCCCCGGCCCACCACCGGTCAGTACAAACGGCTCGGTGTAGATCATGAAACTGTCCATAAAGCGCAGCATCACCGCGATCAGCAGCACGCTCTTCATCTTGGGCAACTGGATATGTCGGAAAACCGCCCAGGCCGACGCACGATCAATCCGCGCGGCCTGGTAGTACACGTCCGGAATCGCCCGCAGCCCCGAGTAGCACAGCAGCGCGACGAGTGACGTCCAGTGCCACACGTCCATCACCAGCACCGTGACCCAGGCGTCCGCGGTGTTCGCCGCATAGTTGTAGCTGATGCCCAGGGCGTTGAGGCTGTAGCCGAGCAAGCCGATATCGGCACGGCCGAAGATCTGCCAGATGGTGCCCACCACGTTCCAGGGAATCAGCAGCGGAATGGCCAGCACGATCAGCACCAGCGACGACCAGCGGCCCTTGGTCGGCATGGTCAGGGCAATGGCGATGCCCAGCGGGATTTCGATCAGCAGCACGCAGGCCGAATAGATGAACTGGCGCAGCAGCGAGTCATGCAGACGCGGGTCGAGCAGCACCTGCTTGTACCAGTCGGCCCCGACGAAGTAGCGGCTGGACTGGTCGAAAATGTCCTGCACCGAGTAGTTGACCACGGTCATCATCGGGATCACCGCGCTGAACGCCACCAGCAGGAACACCGGCAGTACCAGCCACCAGGCCTTGTTGTTCTGCACCTTGTTCATGGCAGCACCTCCAGCAGGTAATCGTCGGCGTAGAGCATCAACCATTGCGCGGGAAAGCTGATCGAGGCCTTGCCCTCGGGCACCGGCTTGTCTTCGGCCAGGCGTACTTTCAGGGGGGCGCCATCGAGGTTGAGGGTGATGATCTTGTAGGTGCCGAGGTCTTCCAGGTGTGTGACATCAGCCTGCAACGCGTCGGGGTTGTGCTCGTCCCACACGTGGATAAATTCCGGACGGATGCCGACCTGCAGTTTGCGGTAGTCCATCGCCGCAAGACGTTGCTGCATGGCCTCGGGCAATGGCAGATGAGTGCCGGCAAACCGCACGCCGCCCGCCTCGGCCTGGACCTCGATCAGGTTCATCCCAGGGCTGCCGATGAAATAGCCGACAAAGGTGTGACTGGGTCGCTCAAACAGTTCCCGCGGGGTACCAAATTGCACGATCTGCCCGCCGTACATCACCGCAATCTTGTCGGCGAAGGTAGACGCCTCAAGCTGGTCGTGGGTGACGTAGACCATGGTGATGTTGAACTGCTCGTGGATCTGCTTGAGCTTGCGCCGCAGTTTCCACTTGAGGTGCGGGTCGATCACCGTCAGCGGTTCGTCAAACAGGATCGCCGATACGTCGTCGCGCACCAGGCCGCGACCCATGGAGACTTTCTGTTTTTCATCGGCGGTGAGGTTGCGGGCTTTTTTGGTCAGCAGGTTTTGCAGGTCGAGGACTTCGGCGATTTCCTGCACCTTGCTGTGAATTTTCGCCTCGGCCATGCCCTGGTTACGCAGCGGGAAGGCCAGGTTGTCGAACACCGTCATGGTGTCGTACACCACCGGGAACTGGAACACCTGGGCGATGTTGCGCTTTTCCGGCGTGAGGTCGTTGACCACCTGGGTGTCAAACAGCACCTGGCCCTCGGAGGGGCTGAGCAGGCCCGAGATGATATTGAGCAGGGTCGACTTGCCGCAACCCGACGGCCCGAGCAAGGCGTAGGCACCGCCCTGCTCCCACACGTGGTTCATTTCCCGAATCGCGTAGTCCTCCGGGCCGCTGGGCGTGGCGCTGTAGCTGTGCGCCAGGTTCTGCAAATGGATCTCGGCCATCAGGCAACCCTCGCGACACGGCGTCCGGGGGCCTGGACCAAACGGCCCTGGCCATCGAACACAAACAATTTATGGGTGGGGATATACACGCGGATCGGCGCGTCGACGTCGTACTCATGCACCCCCGGCAGGTGCAGCACCAACAGGAAATGCTCACTGCGCACATGCAGGAAGGTTTCCGAGCCGCTGATCTCGGCGACTTCCACCGTTACCGCCAGCTCCAGATCATCGTCGTTGCTCGGCACCAGGCTGATATGGCTGGGGCGCACACCAAAACGGAACTCGCCTTCGCCGATGGGACGCAGGTCGACGTTCAACGGAAAGTGCACGAAATTGGCGAAGCTCACCTCGTTGCCGCTGATCCGCCCCGGCATCAGGTTGATCGGCGGCTCGGAAAACAGCTCGGCGGCGAGCACGCTCTGCGGTTGGTGGTAGACCTCGGCGGCCTTGCCGCTCTGGATCACCCGGCCTTCGTGAAGAATGGTGGTGGTGCCGCCCAGGGCCAGGGCTTCGTTGGGCTCGGTGGTGGCGTAGATGGCGATGGTGTGACGGGCCTGGAACAGCTCGCGCATTTCCTGACGCAGTTCTTCACGCAGTTTGTAGTCCAGGTTCACCAAAGGCTCGTCGAACAGAATCAGTTCAGCGTCCTTGACCAGCGCGCGAGCCATGGCCGTGCGTTGCTGCTGACCGCCGGACAGTTCCAGCGGGTGGCGCTGGAGAAACTTCTCGATACGCAGCATCCGGGCGGTTTCCTGCACCTTGCTGCGGATGATTTCATCTGCCACACCCGCCTGGCGCAAAGGCGAAGCGATGTTCTCGAACACGGTCATGGTGGGGTAGTTGATGAACTGCTGATACACCATCGACACGTTGCGCAGGCGCACCGGCTTGTGGGTGACGTCGACGCCGTTCATCAGGATGCGGCCGCTGTCGGGCTTGTCCAGGCCGGCCATCAGACGCATCAGGCTGGTCTTGCCGGACAGGGTGCGGCCCAGCAGCACGTTGAAGGAGCCGGGCTCGAAACGCAGGGTGGCGTCGTCGATCCAGGTTTGGCCTTCGACGACGCGGGAGACATGTTCCAGGGTCAATGACATGACACGACCTTTTTATTATTGGAATGAATCTGGCCAGTCGTCAGAGCGAGTTTCGTGCCAAAAGCGGCAGGTGATTGATCCATAAGGAAATAGCTTGAATTGCATGTTCAACAGTGAACACAAATGAACAAGCCAGGCTGAACAACTGAACAATCCGGGGGTTGACAATGAACAGTCCTGAACAACACTAATTAGGCCCCCGCGCCGGCGGGGGCCCATAAAAACAATAAAAACAGAAGGTCGCCCCCATGGCCGAACCCTTGCCCCACGACACCATCATCCAGGACTCCTGGCGCCGTTGCCGCGCGTTTGGCCTGGACCACCAGAGCACGCCCAGCTTTGATCCATTGCCGGCCGAGGGCATCAGCCAACTGCTGGAGAGCCAGCATTCGCTGGTGCAGACCACCCACCAGGAGGTCCTGCCCTACTACGAGAACATCCTGAGCAATTCCAATTGCCTGATCATGCTGGCCGACAATCAGGGCCAGGTACTGACGTCGTGGGGCACCCAACGCTTTATCGAGCCCAAGCTGGCCCGCGGGTTCAGCGCTGGCGCCAGCTGGAAGGAACGCTGCAGCGGCACCAACGCCATCGGCACCGCACTGGCCTGCGCTCAGGCGGTGCATATCGAGCACGACGAGCACTTCCTCAAGGCCAACCGCTTCATGACCGGCTCGGCGGCGCCGATCTTTGATGCGCAGCGTGAAATCATCGCGGTGCTGGACGTGTCCAGTGACAGCTACCTGCCGCCCTCCCACACCCTGGGCATGGTCAAAATGATGAGCCAGACCGTGGAAAACCGGCTGATCCTCAACCTGTTTCGCGGTGAACACTTTCAACTGACCTTCAATACCGGCCTGAGCAACCTCGACAGTCAGTGGGCCGGGCTGTTGATCTTTGATGAAAGCGGCCAGGTGCTGTCGGCCAACCGTCGCGCCGACAACCTGCTGGGCATCAGCCTGTCGCGGGTGATGATCGACAGCCTGTTCAAGGTGTCGTTGCTGGAATTGCTGAACCAGCCGGAGGGTCTGCCGTTTTCGTTGCAGGCGGCGGGACGCAATCGCTTCCAGTGTGTGTTGAAGCGTCCCCAGCAGGTGCCGATGCAGGCCCGCGTGTTCACTGAGCC encodes the following:
- a CDS encoding DUF2160 domain-containing protein yields the protein MEWMAWTTPTALFFGGIALILAGMTTWELRSPSIPRRGFLPISTTRGDRLFIGLLGSAYLHLLVIGVTDWSIWVASALSLVWLLSVMRWG
- a CDS encoding carbohydrate ABC transporter permease — its product is MSKRKVIPLLIYILFLLVPIYWLLNMSFKSNTEILGGLTLFPQDFTLANYKVIFTDPSWYTGYLNSLYYVSLNTVISLSVALPAAYAFSRYRFLGDKHLFFWLLTNRMAPPAVFLLPFFQLYSSIGLFDTHIAVALAHCLFNVPLAVWILEGFMSGVPKEIDETAYIDGYSFPKFFVKIFIPLIGSGIGVTAFFCFMFSWVELLLARTLTSVNAKPIAAVMTRTVSASGIDWGVLAAAGVLTILPGMLVIWFVRNHVAKGFALGRV
- a CDS encoding carbohydrate ABC transporter permease — translated: MNKVQNNKAWWLVLPVFLLVAFSAVIPMMTVVNYSVQDIFDQSSRYFVGADWYKQVLLDPRLHDSLLRQFIYSACVLLIEIPLGIAIALTMPTKGRWSSLVLIVLAIPLLIPWNVVGTIWQIFGRADIGLLGYSLNALGISYNYAANTADAWVTVLVMDVWHWTSLVALLCYSGLRAIPDVYYQAARIDRASAWAVFRHIQLPKMKSVLLIAVMLRFMDSFMIYTEPFVLTGGGPGNATTFLSQTLTQMAVGQFDLGPAAAFSLVYFLIILLVSWLFYTAMTHSDANR
- a CDS encoding ABC transporter ATP-binding protein, which codes for MAEIHLQNLAHSYSATPSGPEDYAIREMNHVWEQGGAYALLGPSGCGKSTLLNIISGLLSPSEGQVLFDTQVVNDLTPEKRNIAQVFQFPVVYDTMTVFDNLAFPLRNQGMAEAKIHSKVQEIAEVLDLQNLLTKKARNLTADEKQKVSMGRGLVRDDVSAILFDEPLTVIDPHLKWKLRRKLKQIHEQFNITMVYVTHDQLEASTFADKIAVMYGGQIVQFGTPRELFERPSHTFVGYFIGSPGMNLIEVQAEAGGVRFAGTHLPLPEAMQQRLAAMDYRKLQVGIRPEFIHVWDEHNPDALQADVTHLEDLGTYKIITLNLDGAPLKVRLAEDKPVPEGKASISFPAQWLMLYADDYLLEVLP
- a CDS encoding ABC transporter ATP-binding protein, producing MSLTLEHVSRVVEGQTWIDDATLRFEPGSFNVLLGRTLSGKTSLMRLMAGLDKPDSGRILMNGVDVTHKPVRLRNVSMVYQQFINYPTMTVFENIASPLRQAGVADEIIRSKVQETARMLRIEKFLQRHPLELSGGQQQRTAMARALVKDAELILFDEPLVNLDYKLREELRQEMRELFQARHTIAIYATTEPNEALALGGTTTILHEGRVIQSGKAAEVYHQPQSVLAAELFSEPPINLMPGRISGNEVSFANFVHFPLNVDLRPIGEGEFRFGVRPSHISLVPSNDDDLELAVTVEVAEISGSETFLHVRSEHFLLVLHLPGVHEYDVDAPIRVYIPTHKLFVFDGQGRLVQAPGRRVARVA